The genomic interval CTTCGGCTTTTCTTCCACCGAAATCACCTTGCCCGATTCATCGAATTCCACCACGCCAAAGCGTTCCGGATCTTCTACATAGTAACCGAACACGCTTGCACGGCCATTCTGTTCGGCATTTTTCACGGCAGCCTTCAGGAGCGGGCTAAAGCCGTTGCCGTAGAAGATGTTGTCACCGAGCACCATCGCGCAACAATCATTGCCGATAAATTCTTCACCCAAAATAAATGCCTGGGCAAGACCATCGGGACTCGGCTGCACCTTGTAGCTCAAGTTCAGGCCCATCGAAGAACCGTCACCGAGCAAACGTTCAAAGTTCGGCAAATCCGTCGGAGTCGAAATAATAAGGATGTCGCGAATGCCCGCAAGCATAAGCGTCGAAAGCGGGTAGTAGATCATGGGTTTGTCGTAAACAGGCAAAAGCTGCTTACTGGTCACCATGGTCAGCGGGTAAAGCCTAGTACCGGAGCCTCCGGCGAGCACGATTCCTTTCATTAGTACTTCCCGTATTTGTAGCCATACCCTTCGGTGCGACTGTGTTCATACTTGTTAATCACGATCGATGCATGAGCGCTGGAATTGCCCTTAAGGATTTGCGACATACCATCCTTAATCGCTTCGATAGAATGCTTGTTGTATTCGATCACCATCACAATCTGGGCGGCAACGCGGCAAGCGAGAGCAGCATCCGTCACCAGCATAATCGGCGGTGTATCGACAATAACCAAGTCGTAGCCCTTCTTGAATTCTTCAATCAATTCGGCGTAGTGCTTAGAACCGAGCAATTCGGCCGGGTTCGCCGGAACATTGCCGCAGGGCACCACAAACAGGTTTTCGACTTCAGTCTTATAAACGACATCTTCGACTTTCACTTCGCGCAACAGCACCTGCGAAAGGCCATTACCGCGCTTGATGCCAAATTCCTTATGAAGCCTTCCCTTACGAAGGTCCGCATCAATCAACAGCACCTTCTTGCCAAGACCGGCAAACAACGCAGCCAAGTTCACAGAAACAAAGCTCTTGCCAACACCCGGAATCAATCCGCTCACGCCTACCACGGAGCCGCCTTCATCCATCATCGAGAATTCCAAAGAGGAACGGAGGGCACGCAGCGATTCCACGGCGACATCGTCGGGTTCCACCACGGCAAGCGGCCTTGTCCCCTTGGTTCCCTTGGGGTTACCCTTGGGCACCTTGGCGTAAACAGTATAGCCAGTTTCCTTTTCAATAAACGACGCACTCTTCACACCGCTACTGATTTTCGACTTGATGGACACAATGAGAGCTCCCAGCAAGAAACCAAAGAACAGGGCTACAGCCAGAATAACCTTCTTTCTCGGTTTCGAAGGCTTTGTCACCTGTTCGGCAAAGTCGATAACACGCACAGATCCCACTTCACCAGCAGACACCAAGCGCAGCTGCTGAATGTTGTTAAGCATCGTCGTATACATCACCTTCGCGAGTTCCACCTCATTCGAAAGTTTCAGCACTTCTTGCTGCGTTGCAGGGAGTTTTTTGACTTCACTAGAAGTGCCCGCAAGTTCTCGACGCAAAGCTTCTTCTTGTTCTTCAAGAGTCTTGACGGTCGGATGTTCTGCATGGAACAGGCGAATCGCACCCTGCTTCTTCTGCTGCAAAGCAAGAATATCTTGCTGCAGTTTCATACGGCGCTGGAGCACCAACTGCGTTTCAGCATTGATATCGACAGAACCCACACGATTGCGGTACGTATTCAGATTCAAGAGAGACGAATCCATCTGGGCCTTGACATCGGGCAGTTGCTTTTCCAAAAATTCCAAAGTCTTCTGGGCTTCGGCATTACGTTCTTCAACGTTCTGACGCAAATAGGAAGAAGCCACTTCATTCAAAATTTCTACAGCACGGTCCGGATACACATCCTGGTAAGAAAATTCCAGAATTCCAGTTTTCTTACCCTTTTCCTTGACATCGAATGCATCACGGAAGCTGTCAATAGCATCTAGACGTTTAGCTTTTGTAATAGCGAATCTCTGGCCAGGTCGGACTTCAGCCCTAAACACGCCAAAAGAAGCAGTATCCCCCGCATACATAAAGTGATACGTCTGCCCAACGCTTCCCGAAAGGACCTTTTCTCCATTCTGGTCAAAGAGGTCAAAATTTCCGAGTGAATCCTTGGCAAGCATTTCCCAAGGCTGTTCCTGTTCTTCTTTAGGAACATTTTCCCAATTCACATGGAAATTGTTTAATTCAACGCGACCTTCACGATGAAACAAACGATCAAGTTTGTCGAGAGGTTCCGCTTTCAAATCCAAGCGCATTTTTTCAACAGCGGCACCCATCACCTGACGGCTTTTGATGAGTTCCATTTCTGTTTCAGCAGGGCTACTTGTAGAGAACAGGGCTCCCATCCCCCCCATCATTCTGGCGGCACCTTTGCTGTTCTTGGATTCAATCTGAATCAAAGCATCTACTTGATACACCGGCCGGATCCACATTGCAACGAGGAGGCCCACAACGCCAGCAAGCAGAATGGTCGGCAACATAATGTACCAATTCTTTGCCAAATCCTTAAGCAATTCACCAATGTCGGTTTCTTCTTTTTTCTTTGTCGCCATAAATGGTATTCCTTCAAACTCAATACGCCTACAATTTAGAAAAACAGACTTACCCACAAATATCTATCTTTGGCTTTATGAGTGAAAACGCCCGCAAAACCCTTAAAGATTTCTTGCCCCAAACCCCTTTTAACGCCAATGAAGGCGCCGAAACCCTGTTGGACGCGTTTATGGCATGGGCAGAATCCCGCGGCACCACACTCTACCCCGCTCAAGAAGAAGCCATCCTGGAGCTTTTGGACGGTAAAAACGTCATCCTAAACACACCCACGGGTTCCGGGAAATCCATGGTTGCCCTGGCACTTCATTTCGACAGCTTGGCACATGGACGCCGCAGTGTTTACACCTGCCCCATCAAGGCCCTAGTCAACGAAAAATGGATGGCACTCTGCAAGGAATTCGGCGCCGAAAATGTAGGCCTTTCAACAGGCGATGCAACCGTCAATCACGACGCCCCCATACTTTGTTGTACCGCAGAAATCCTGAGCAACATGGCGCTAAGTGAAGGCGGAATGCTCACGATTACCGACGTGGTCATGGACGAGTTCCATTATTATTCCGACAAAGAACGCGGCGTTGCCTGGCAGGTTCCGCTGCTCACGCTTCCGCAGGCACGATTCCTGCTGATGAGCGCAACCGTCGGCGCCACTGAATTTTTCGAGCGCGACATGACAAAGCATACGGGCCGCGAATCGGTGACAGTGCGGTCTTCGCAGCGTCCGGTTCCGCTCGATTTCAGCTATTCCGAAACCGAAATTTCAAACACGGTGCAAAAACTCGTGTCTAGCGGCAAGGCGCCCGTTTACGTAGTGCATTTCACACAAGCGGCAGCAGCCACCAACGCCCAAAACTTCATGAGTTTGGACCTGTGTACTAAAGAAGAAAAGCAGGCAATTAACGAAGCGATTAAAGAGATGCGCTTCAGCAGTCCCTATGGTCCTGAAGTCAAGCGATGGCTCAAGCAAGGCATCGGCCTGCACCACGCCGGACTTTTGCCCAAATACCGCATTCTCTGCGAAAAACTCGCGCAGAAAGGTTTGCTCAAGGTCATTTGCGGCACCGATACGCTTGGCGTGGGAGTAAACGTTCCAATTCGAACGGTGCTGTTTACGCAGCTCTGTAAGTACAGCGGCGACAAGACAGCTATTTTGACCGCCCGCGATTTTCACCAGATTGCAGGTCGCGCTGGCCGCAAGGGCTTTGACGACATCGGCTATGTGGTCGCGCAGGCTCCCGAACACGTCATCGAAAACTTGAAGCTGGAAGCAAAAACCAAGCAGACCGGCAAAAAATTCCAGAAAAAGAAACCGCCCGAACATGGCTACGTTCCCTTTGACGAAAGTACATTCAAGCGTCTGATTGCATCGTCACCGGAACCGCTCACCTCCAGTTTCCAGGTGAGCCACGGAATGCTCCTGAACATTCTGAGCCGCCCTACAGACGGTTGTACCGCCATGCGCAATTTGCTCAAGGATTGCCACGAAAGCGCCTCCAGCAAAAAGCAATTGCAACACCGCGCCTTCCAGCTTTTCAAGAGCCTTGTCAAGAAGAACATTATCGAGTTCATTACACCGATTGCACCCGGCTACAGCAAGCTCCGCGTGAACATGGATTTGCAAGACGACTTTTCCATGAACCAACCGCTTTCGCTATACGTAGTGGATACGCTTCCAAAACTGGACCGCGAAAGCCCCGAATACGCACTTGATGTAATTACTTTATGCGAAAGCATCGTTGAAAATCCTGAAACAATTCTTCGCATCCAGCAGAACCGGGCACGCAACGCACGCCTTGACGAGCTCAAGGCGCAGGGCATGGAATTCAACCAGCGTATGGAAGAAATCGAGAAGGTGGAATATCCCAAACCGCTCCGCGATTTCATTTATGACACCTTCAACGCCTTCGCCGAAGAACACCCCTGGGTAGACGAAAACATTGAGCCCAAGAGCATCGTGCGTGAAATGTTCGAAAACTTCAGTACCTTCAGCGGTTACGTAAAGCAATACGGCCTGCAGCGTATGGAAGCCATTTTACTGCGACACCTGAACAGCGTTTACAAGGTCCTTTCGCAGACTGTTCCCGACGGCTACAAGAACGAAGAACTTCTCGACATGCAAGATTACCTCGGCGACATGATTCGCCGTACTGACTCGAGCTTGCTTGAAGAATGGGAAAAGATGGCCCACCCCGAAGACTACCAGAAACGCATGGAAGCCGCGGGCGCCACCGAGCAAGAAACCGCCTTTGGCGCAGACAAGATTGCCGCCGACATCACCTACGACAAGAAACGTTTCCTCACTATGGTTCGTCAGCGCATTTTCCAGCTCATGAGCGCCTTGCAAAAGCAGGCCTACAGCGACGTCTTGGACTTACTCGCCGACGACCTCGCCGAAGGCCAAATGCTCGTAGACGGCGAAGGCAAGCCTTGGACAGAACCACGCCTGCTTGAAATCATGGCCGCCTATACAGCGGAACATCATAACTTCCGCCTTGATGTTGAAGGACGTTCGCTGCGGCACACAATCGTGACTTACGAAGGCAACATAATGCATATTCAGCAAATGCTGCAAGACGAAGAAGATTTCAACGATTGGAGTATCGATTTCGAGATCGACCTTGCCGAATGCCGCGACGCCGGCATGCCGCTCCTCAAAATGACCCGCATCGGCGAAGTATAGCCAAAACGCACCCCCAAAAGGGGTGCGCTAATCATTCCAAGGAGCGTTTGGTGATGATTATTTTTCAATTCCAGGTTTCAGCGTATACACGTATTCCATGTGGTTTCCAAAGACCATGTACTTCGCATCGGCATAAGCGCCTTCATTCTTGAGAGCGAATGCAGAGCGCGTATAGCAACCGCAGCCTTCGCCCGGAGCCAATTTGACCGATTCAATGACGCTTGTTTCCGGTTTTGCATAAAGCGTGTCGTTCGAAGGATAGACATTGACGGATTCAACCTTCTTGTCGCAATCAAAGGACGCCTCAAAAACCAATACGACATTTTCCCCTTCAACATGCGTTCTTGCAATCGGCGTGGATTTCTCATCAGAATTTTTTTCAGAAAAATCACTCCAGCCATCTACAAGACGGAACTTTTCGCTCAACAAGTCTTCATTTACGCCAGGTGTTGCATCGCACTGGCCAATGACATCCGTCACTTCTTGATGCGGGGCGGATTCATCAAATTCCGGCGCATCGGGAATAGTCGGTTCCTCGATTTCGGGCCTTTCGGGCGCGGGTTCAGAAGTCACCGCAAAGACATCGCCAGAATACTTGAAATACTTGGCGTCGGCATCGCTTGACTTAATGCTGAACAGGTGATCCTTGATGCACATGCAGTTTGTCACGGCAGCATTTTCCAGATCAAACCAAATTTCCAAAGTATCGCCCGACCGTTTTGACTTGAAATCAGCCATAATGTCGCAGTAGTCATTCAATTCAGGAACCAAGATTTGATTGTTTCCCGTTGAATCTTCAACTAGGTACGCTTTATCCAAATCATCGGAACCCGCTTTTTTGTATAAAACGCCCAAACCATTGTCAAGACATTTGCTAGCCATTTGAAGGCCAACACGATTGGATCCTGCAGAAACATGATTCCCGTTAGATCCCGACGAAGAATCGTCGCCACACGCCAAAAGCGCAAGCGAAACAGCGGCACAACAAGCCCAAACTCTTTTCATAAGACCTCCAAATCGTGTTCAAATATAAATTAAGTGTCAACCAAAAGCAATAACATTTACAATGCAATCCTTTTTATGCAATTTTTGGTGCTTTCCATCACGAGAAAAATGTATTATTCCACCTTTCACCTCATACGATATATATATTTGTGATTAAACTATTTTGGGAAAGGGAAATTCATGAACAAGTTTTGGAAAATCACAGGTGCTGCGGCATTGCTTTTAACAGCCTGCTCGGATTCGTCAGACAAGGGTTCTCCTATTGCCCCCGAAGATTCCAGCCCTTCTATTGTGGAATCCAGTTCGGCCATCACCGGCACAGAATCCAGCTCGGCTACAATAGAACAATCCAGTTCATCGGCCGCAGATTCGGCCACGGTTTCCGATAAAAGCTCCTCTTCTCAAGCGACTTCAGACGGTTCCGTCGTCAAGGACGGCGAAATCACAGACCTTCGTGACGGCAAGGTCTACAAGACAACCACTATCGGAAACCAAGTGTGGTTGGCGCAGAACCTCACCCTCGACGTCATGGAGCTCATCGAAAACGGAACCTATTCAACAGAAGACTTCAGTTCTAGTAACCTCTACACCCCTCTATATCAGGTCTATGAAGAATACATGGGCGATGAATCTAATCCGCCATCGTTTAACACCTCTAATTTTTACTATTGGATGATTGCCATTGACAGCGCCGGAGTTTACAGCACCAATGCTACCGAATGCGCCCAAACGGGCGACTGTTCCGGCAAGGGATTTATTCGTGGAATTTGCCCTGAAGGTTTCCACATTCCCGACTCCACCGAAGTCGAACAACTGTACAGGGCCGTAGGCGGAAAATGCAATGCTGGCAAAGACTTAAGGACAACCGACTGGCCACAAATTACCAGCTACGGAAACAAGCCCGAAGAGGCTACCAACAAATACGGATTTTCTGCAAGACCTGACGGCTACTTCGCTTACGCCTGGTGGGAAGGTTTAGTTCCCGACCACGAAAAAGAACCCCCTGCAATCTTTTTTACAAACAAATTCGGAGTATTGTGGGGCATTGACAACGAGACCGCAACACGCGTCCATGATGGTTACCATCACGCATTTTTCTACGACGAAACCAGAATCAATCCAGCATATTTCTTCACGGTTCGTTGCTTGAGGGACGAGCCTGCCGGAGTTGATTGGGTTGATCCGCCCGACCCAACTTCGCCCGCCGTATTCGAATTCGAATACGGAGAATTTACGGACGAACGCGACGGAAAGACTTACCAGACCGTAGTCGTGAACGGAAAAACCTGGATGAACCAGAATCTCGCCTACGCGATGGACGTTGTCGACTCCAATTCGGCCTGCGAACTTACCAAGCGCTTGACCTGCGACGACAGTTTCAACTTTTCATGCGAGCACCCGCTTATAGGCGGACGTGTTGATTGCAACTACAAGTATAAAATCGATTCTACCTATTGTAAGGAAAACGAAGACGTTTGCAAGGCCTTCGGCAAGTACTACACCTGGGAACAAGCCAAAAAGGCATGCCCCGCAGGCTGGCATTTACCAAGCGAAGAAGAATCGGACAATTTTTGGGATTCGCCCAACCCCTATACAAAATACCAAGGGGACTGCTTTACCCCTGTTACAGATTTTGAAAAACTGAATCCGTATGGCGACAATGCGCTTGTGTCAGAAGACCTCGGCAAGCACGAAACATCGGTATTCTGGACCTCTACGGAATCCAAGGACAGACCGGGTTACATTATTACGACGGGCTATACATTGGCAAGCCGAAACCTTGCCAATGTGCGCTGCGTAAAAGACTAAAATAAAGCCTTTATTTAAGTTTTTGGTTAGAGATAGGGTGGCTGTTTTTTTCTATTTTTGCACCCGCAAAAATTTAAAAGGACACCACTATGAACTACAATCCTTTAGCACAGGCTCTGAATGCAGAACTTTCTGCAAACGGCTGCAAAGTTCTCGACATGCTCTCTGAACAGGGCAAGGCGATTTTCTTCCCCCGCAAGGGAATCCTCGGCCAAGGCGCCGAAGCCAAGGGCTCCGAAATCAACGCTACCATCGGAACCGCCCTCGAAGACGATGGCAGCCCGTTGGTGCTGGATTGCGTTCTCAAGTCCTTGAACCTCCCCAAGACTTCTTTCCTGTACGCCCCGAGCTTCGGTAACCCGGACCTCCGCAAGGCCTGGAAGGAACTGGACATCAAGAAGAACCCGACGCTTGCCACCAAGAGCTTCAGCAACCCGGTGGTGACCGCCGCCCTGACGCATGCCATCAGCTGCGCCGGCTACATGTTCCTCGACGCCGGCGACGAAGTGATTATCCCGGACCTGTACTGGGACAACTACGAACTCGTGTTCGAAAACGCCCGTGGCGCCAAGATTAAGACTTTCAATACCTTCAAGAACGGCGGCTTCGACACTGAAGCCCTCAAGGCCGCTCTCGAAGCTAGCAAGGGTGATAAGAAGGTCGTTCTCCTGAACTTCCCGAACAACCCGACCGGCTATACCGCTACCGAAAAGGAAGCTGTCGAAATCGCCAAGATTCTCACGGAATGCGCCGCCAAGGGCAACAAGGTGGTGGCTCTCCTCGACGATGCTTACTTCGGACTCGTGTACGAAGAAGGCGTGACAAAGGAATCCCTGTTCGTGAAGCTCGTGGACGCTCACGAAAACCTCCTCGCTGTCAAGCTCGACGGTCCGACCAAGGAAGACTACGTATGGGGCTTCCGCGTGGGCTTCATGAGCTTCGGCTTCAAGGGTGCTACCGAAGCACAGCTCAAGGCTCTCGAAGACAAGGCCGCCGGTACCGTCCGTGGTAACATTTCCAACGCCCCGAGCATCAGCCAGAAGATCCTGCTCGCCGCATTCCAGAGCCCCGAATACCAGCAGCAGAAGCAGGAAAAGTACGCTGTGCTCAAGAAGCGCTACGACATCATCAAGGAAGTTTTTGCCGCCCATCCGGAATACAAGGACGCCTTTGAACCGATGCCGTGCAACAGCGGCTACTTTATGTGCATCAAGCCGAAGGGCGTTGACGCAGAACAGCTCCGCGAAAAGCTCATCAAGGACTACAGCACGGGCACCATCATGCTTTCTGGCCTGATTCGCCTCGCATTCTCTGCCGTGCCGACCGAAAAGCTTCCCAAGCTGTTCGACAATATCTATAATTGCATTTTGAAGATGAAGTAAGGTGCGGGAATCCGTACCTCCTGGAGGAATAATGTCCGACAACGCCATTTTAAGTTACAACGGAAAGAGCATCGAGCTCCCTGTTGTTGAAGGTGCTGAAAACGAACACGGTCTCGACATCTGCAAACTCCGCAAGGAAACCGGCCTGGTGACCTTGGATTACGGCTACCTGAACACCGGTAGCACCCGTAGCGCTATCACTTACGTGGACGGCGAACACGGAATCCTGCGTTACCGCGGCTACAGTATCGAAGACCTTGCCGAAAAGGCTACCTTCCCCGAAACCGCCTGGCTCCTGATTTACGGTGAACTGCCGACTCAGCAGCAGCTGGCGCGTTTCCGCACGTTGTTGACCGAGAACTCTCTCCTCCACGAGAACCTTCTGCACTTCTTTAGGCAGATGCCGCCGAGTGCCCACCCGATGGGTATTCTGAGCTCCATCGTGAATGCCGTGGGCCTGTTTACGCCGCGTTTCTACGACGATGAAAACATCGCCGACGTGTTCGACCTCACGACTGCAAGCCTGATTTCGAAAATTCGCACGATTGCCGCCTTCTCTTACAAGGCAAGCATCGGCGAACCGTTCGTGTACCCCGAAGCGGAACGCAGCTATTGCAGCAACTTCCTGAACATGATGTTCAGCAGCAAGGCCCGTTCCTACCATCCGGATCCGATTATGGAAAAGGCGCTGAACACGCTTCTGATTGTACACGCCGACCACGAACAGAACTGCTCTACCTCGACCGTGCGTATGGTGGGCAGCTCTCACGCCAACTTGTACGCAAGTATCTGCGCCGGCATTTGCGCCCTGTGGGGCCCGCTCCATGGCGGCGCCAACCAGGCCGTGCTCGAAACGCTCCTGCGCATTCAGCAGAGCGGCATGACCATCGAACAGGTGATGGCAAAGGCCAAGGACAAGAACGACCCGTTCCGTCTTTCCGGTTTCGGCCACCGCGTCTACAAGAGCTACGATCCGCGCGCGAAGGTCTTGAAGAAGCTTATGTACCAGGTGTTCGAACGCGAGCATTTCCACGATCCGCTGCTGGACATCGCGCTCAAGCTCGAAGAAGCCGCCCTCAAGGACGACTACTTTATCGAACGCAAACTCTACCCGAATGTGGACTTCTACTCGGGCATTCTCTACCGCGCCATGGGCATCCCGACGAACATGCTTACCGTGATGTTCGCCATCGGCCGACTCCCCGGCTGGATTGCCCACTGGAAGGAAATGCACGACGACCCGAATTCCAAGATTAACCGTCCGCGCCAGATCTACACGGGCCACACCGCCCGTGCCTGGGTCGACCGCGACAAGCGATAATTTTCAAGAAACAATTAAAAAGCCGTCGGAGCAAATCCGGCGGCTTTTTCGTTATAAATTTTGTTCGAAACAGAAAACTACTTCTTATCATCGAACACTTTCGGGCGCCCCGACTGCATTTTCAGCAGCAAGTCCACGATTTCGTCCCAATGATCTAGCGCCACCTTGCCGATAGCCGGATCGTACATGACGCCCAGGTTCTTCTCGATTTCCTTTTTACAGTAATCGAGCGACATGGCGTCACGGTACACACGCTTACTCGTCATGGCATCAATCGAATCCGCAATAGCGATAATGCGGGCACCGATCGGAATTTCTTCACCCTTCAGGCCTTCCGGATAACCGCGGCCATCGTAGCGTTCGTGGTGATGCAAGACAATCTGCACCAGTTCATGCGTGTAGTTCGACTGCATCAAGATCTTTGCGCCAATCACCGGATGCTGCTTAATGATAGAGAATTCATCGTCGGTCAGCTTACCCGGTTTTCCAAGGACATTATCGTTAATACCCATCTTGCCGATATCGTGCAAGTGTGCGGCATGCGTAATCAGCGACACCGAGCCTTCGGAGAGGCCAAGCGAACGGGCAAGAAGCTCCGTATACACCCTAACACGCTCGGAGTGGTGCGCCGTGTAAGAATCCTTCGCTTCTTCCACCGAGATCAAGCAAGTGATCAAGTCCTTCAGGTTCTGGCTTTCGTTATTTTCCATCGGCTTGTGGAAACGCACCTTGTCA from uncultured Fibrobacter sp. carries:
- the rfbA gene encoding glucose-1-phosphate thymidylyltransferase RfbA: MKGIVLAGGSGTRLYPLTMVTSKQLLPVYDKPMIYYPLSTLMLAGIRDILIISTPTDLPNFERLLGDGSSMGLNLSYKVQPSPDGLAQAFILGEEFIGNDCCAMVLGDNIFYGNGFSPLLKAAVKNAEQNGRASVFGYYVEDPERFGVVEFDESGKVISVEEKPKEPKSNYAITGLYFYDNRVSAYAKAQKPSARGELEITDLNRVYLDKGELDVKLLGRGFAWLDTGTMDSLIEAGEFVKMVENRQGIQISAVEEIAYINGWITKDKLLESAAKYGKSPYGQHLRKVAEGKIRY
- a CDS encoding polysaccharide biosynthesis tyrosine autokinase; translated protein: MATKKKEETDIGELLKDLAKNWYIMLPTILLAGVVGLLVAMWIRPVYQVDALIQIESKNSKGAARMMGGMGALFSTSSPAETEMELIKSRQVMGAAVEKMRLDLKAEPLDKLDRLFHREGRVELNNFHVNWENVPKEEQEQPWEMLAKDSLGNFDLFDQNGEKVLSGSVGQTYHFMYAGDTASFGVFRAEVRPGQRFAITKAKRLDAIDSFRDAFDVKEKGKKTGILEFSYQDVYPDRAVEILNEVASSYLRQNVEERNAEAQKTLEFLEKQLPDVKAQMDSSLLNLNTYRNRVGSVDINAETQLVLQRRMKLQQDILALQQKKQGAIRLFHAEHPTVKTLEEQEEALRRELAGTSSEVKKLPATQQEVLKLSNEVELAKVMYTTMLNNIQQLRLVSAGEVGSVRVIDFAEQVTKPSKPRKKVILAVALFFGFLLGALIVSIKSKISSGVKSASFIEKETGYTVYAKVPKGNPKGTKGTRPLAVVEPDDVAVESLRALRSSLEFSMMDEGGSVVGVSGLIPGVGKSFVSVNLAALFAGLGKKVLLIDADLRKGRLHKEFGIKRGNGLSQVLLREVKVEDVVYKTEVENLFVVPCGNVPANPAELLGSKHYAELIEEFKKGYDLVIVDTPPIMLVTDAALACRVAAQIVMVIEYNKHSIEAIKDGMSQILKGNSSAHASIVINKYEHSRTEGYGYKYGKY
- a CDS encoding RNA helicase, translated to MSENARKTLKDFLPQTPFNANEGAETLLDAFMAWAESRGTTLYPAQEEAILELLDGKNVILNTPTGSGKSMVALALHFDSLAHGRRSVYTCPIKALVNEKWMALCKEFGAENVGLSTGDATVNHDAPILCCTAEILSNMALSEGGMLTITDVVMDEFHYYSDKERGVAWQVPLLTLPQARFLLMSATVGATEFFERDMTKHTGRESVTVRSSQRPVPLDFSYSETEISNTVQKLVSSGKAPVYVVHFTQAAAATNAQNFMSLDLCTKEEKQAINEAIKEMRFSSPYGPEVKRWLKQGIGLHHAGLLPKYRILCEKLAQKGLLKVICGTDTLGVGVNVPIRTVLFTQLCKYSGDKTAILTARDFHQIAGRAGRKGFDDIGYVVAQAPEHVIENLKLEAKTKQTGKKFQKKKPPEHGYVPFDESTFKRLIASSPEPLTSSFQVSHGMLLNILSRPTDGCTAMRNLLKDCHESASSKKQLQHRAFQLFKSLVKKNIIEFITPIAPGYSKLRVNMDLQDDFSMNQPLSLYVVDTLPKLDRESPEYALDVITLCESIVENPETILRIQQNRARNARLDELKAQGMEFNQRMEEIEKVEYPKPLRDFIYDTFNAFAEEHPWVDENIEPKSIVREMFENFSTFSGYVKQYGLQRMEAILLRHLNSVYKVLSQTVPDGYKNEELLDMQDYLGDMIRRTDSSLLEEWEKMAHPEDYQKRMEAAGATEQETAFGADKIAADITYDKKRFLTMVRQRIFQLMSALQKQAYSDVLDLLADDLAEGQMLVDGEGKPWTEPRLLEIMAAYTAEHHNFRLDVEGRSLRHTIVTYEGNIMHIQQMLQDEEDFNDWSIDFEIDLAECRDAGMPLLKMTRIGEV
- a CDS encoding FISUMP domain-containing protein produces the protein MNKFWKITGAAALLLTACSDSSDKGSPIAPEDSSPSIVESSSAITGTESSSATIEQSSSSAADSATVSDKSSSSQATSDGSVVKDGEITDLRDGKVYKTTTIGNQVWLAQNLTLDVMELIENGTYSTEDFSSSNLYTPLYQVYEEYMGDESNPPSFNTSNFYYWMIAIDSAGVYSTNATECAQTGDCSGKGFIRGICPEGFHIPDSTEVEQLYRAVGGKCNAGKDLRTTDWPQITSYGNKPEEATNKYGFSARPDGYFAYAWWEGLVPDHEKEPPAIFFTNKFGVLWGIDNETATRVHDGYHHAFFYDETRINPAYFFTVRCLRDEPAGVDWVDPPDPTSPAVFEFEYGEFTDERDGKTYQTVVVNGKTWMNQNLAYAMDVVDSNSACELTKRLTCDDSFNFSCEHPLIGGRVDCNYKYKIDSTYCKENEDVCKAFGKYYTWEQAKKACPAGWHLPSEEESDNFWDSPNPYTKYQGDCFTPVTDFEKLNPYGDNALVSEDLGKHETSVFWTSTESKDRPGYIITTGYTLASRNLANVRCVKD
- a CDS encoding aminotransferase class I/II-fold pyridoxal phosphate-dependent enzyme, with the translated sequence MNYNPLAQALNAELSANGCKVLDMLSEQGKAIFFPRKGILGQGAEAKGSEINATIGTALEDDGSPLVLDCVLKSLNLPKTSFLYAPSFGNPDLRKAWKELDIKKNPTLATKSFSNPVVTAALTHAISCAGYMFLDAGDEVIIPDLYWDNYELVFENARGAKIKTFNTFKNGGFDTEALKAALEASKGDKKVVLLNFPNNPTGYTATEKEAVEIAKILTECAAKGNKVVALLDDAYFGLVYEEGVTKESLFVKLVDAHENLLAVKLDGPTKEDYVWGFRVGFMSFGFKGATEAQLKALEDKAAGTVRGNISNAPSISQKILLAAFQSPEYQQQKQEKYAVLKKRYDIIKEVFAAHPEYKDAFEPMPCNSGYFMCIKPKGVDAEQLREKLIKDYSTGTIMLSGLIRLAFSAVPTEKLPKLFDNIYNCILKMK
- a CDS encoding citrate synthase, producing MSDNAILSYNGKSIELPVVEGAENEHGLDICKLRKETGLVTLDYGYLNTGSTRSAITYVDGEHGILRYRGYSIEDLAEKATFPETAWLLIYGELPTQQQLARFRTLLTENSLLHENLLHFFRQMPPSAHPMGILSSIVNAVGLFTPRFYDDENIADVFDLTTASLISKIRTIAAFSYKASIGEPFVYPEAERSYCSNFLNMMFSSKARSYHPDPIMEKALNTLLIVHADHEQNCSTSTVRMVGSSHANLYASICAGICALWGPLHGGANQAVLETLLRIQQSGMTIEQVMAKAKDKNDPFRLSGFGHRVYKSYDPRAKVLKKLMYQVFEREHFHDPLLDIALKLEEAALKDDYFIERKLYPNVDFYSGILYRAMGIPTNMLTVMFAIGRLPGWIAHWKEMHDDPNSKINRPRQIYTGHTARAWVDRDKR